From the genome of Ectobacillus sp. JY-23, one region includes:
- a CDS encoding isoprenyl transferase, which yields MLKKFFFRERNQSFEEMVKEAKKGYVPEHIAIIMDGNGRWAKRKAMPRIAGHHEGMKVVRKITKFANEMGVKVLTLYAFSTENWKRPKQEVDFLMKLPQEFLGTFLPELVEENVQVRLIGHEQGLPTHTRAAIKKAMDDTKDNTGLILNFALNYGSRDEMVYAIRNLVTASKEENLHPQEITEELVSSYLMTKNLPDPDLLIRTSGEIRISNFMLWQIAYTELWFTDVFWPDFTEEHLLEAILNFQKRGRRFGGV from the coding sequence AAATCAATCGTTTGAAGAGATGGTGAAGGAAGCTAAGAAAGGGTATGTTCCTGAGCATATCGCTATTATTATGGATGGTAATGGTCGCTGGGCAAAGCGTAAAGCAATGCCGCGTATTGCGGGGCATCATGAAGGAATGAAGGTTGTTCGTAAAATAACAAAATTCGCTAATGAAATGGGTGTAAAGGTGCTTACACTGTATGCGTTTTCTACAGAAAATTGGAAACGTCCTAAACAAGAAGTAGATTTCCTCATGAAGTTACCTCAGGAGTTTTTAGGTACCTTTTTACCGGAACTTGTAGAAGAAAATGTGCAGGTGCGATTAATTGGCCATGAACAAGGTCTCCCTACACATACCCGTGCTGCCATTAAAAAAGCGATGGATGATACAAAGGATAATACCGGTTTAATTTTAAATTTTGCGTTAAACTATGGTAGTCGTGATGAAATGGTTTATGCCATCCGAAATTTGGTTACAGCTAGTAAGGAGGAAAACTTACATCCACAAGAGATTACCGAAGAATTGGTTTCCTCTTACTTAATGACAAAGAATTTGCCAGATCCAGATTTACTTATCCGAACAAGTGGTGAGATTCGCATCAGCAATTTTATGCTTTGGCAAATCGCGTATACAGAGCTTTGGTTTACGGATGTATTCTGGCCTGATTTTACGGAGGAGCATTTGCTTGAAGCAATTTTGAACTTCCAAAAAAGAGGACGCAGGTTCGGAGGGGTATAA